A DNA window from Mucilaginibacter xinganensis contains the following coding sequences:
- a CDS encoding helix-turn-helix domain-containing protein, with the protein MSKKIAQLSFPRFVDLYADKSIGTDFFITEEKHLLALSEYPYRSEGYIIGICTRGTAKVEVNLQVYEAKPDAMLLATPFHILRIYESSDDFLCQFVVFSKAFLTENAVNSHFLESFSYFKTSSTPVIYPEHEKAKVMPEIFNLIQQKLQREEHPYRAEICRSILTMLIYEVEAVYKHERVIINSRQTRKQELNMLFQNLVFHHYKEHRNVQYYADSLFVSSKHLTESIKEVTGKTAGEWIDDAVVLEAKVLLRSNDTSIAQIADEINFPDQSSFGKYFKKQTGLSPSEYRVKANS; encoded by the coding sequence ATGAGTAAAAAAATCGCACAATTAAGTTTTCCCAGGTTTGTTGATCTGTATGCCGACAAGTCTATCGGGACCGATTTTTTTATAACTGAAGAGAAACACCTTTTAGCTTTAAGTGAATATCCGTACCGTTCAGAGGGTTATATCATTGGGATCTGTACCCGTGGCACGGCCAAGGTAGAGGTAAATTTGCAGGTTTACGAGGCAAAGCCTGACGCTATGCTGCTGGCCACGCCATTTCATATTTTAAGGATCTACGAAAGCAGCGACGATTTTTTATGCCAGTTTGTGGTGTTTTCAAAAGCCTTTTTAACAGAAAATGCGGTTAATAGTCATTTTTTGGAGTCGTTCAGTTATTTTAAAACTTCGTCAACCCCGGTTATTTATCCCGAACACGAAAAAGCGAAGGTGATGCCGGAGATCTTTAATTTGATCCAGCAAAAACTACAACGCGAAGAACATCCCTATCGCGCCGAAATATGCCGCAGTATTTTAACAATGCTTATTTACGAGGTTGAAGCCGTTTATAAACACGAACGTGTTATTATTAACAGCAGGCAAACACGCAAGCAGGAATTAAACATGCTTTTTCAGAACCTGGTTTTTCATCATTATAAAGAACACCGCAACGTACAATATTATGCTGATTCGCTTTTTGTATCGTCCAAGCATTTAACAGAAAGTATAAAAGAAGTAACCGGCAAAACAGCCGGCGAGTGGATTGATGATGCTGTTGTTTTAGAGGCAAAGGTTTTACTAAGAAGCAATGATACCAGTATTGCACAGATAGCCGACGAGATCAATTTTCCTGATCAGTCTTCGTTCGGTAAATACTTTAAAAAACAAACCGGGCTTTCTCCTTCGGAGTACCGGGTTAAGGCTAACAGTTAG